In Colletotrichum destructivum chromosome 8, complete sequence, the following proteins share a genomic window:
- a CDS encoding Putative IBR domain, E3 ubiquitin ligase RBR family, TRIAD supradomain-containing protein: MEHFQRLDENIANLVIGHGFLNLDTLQFATDEEVENAATLALQMAGPDVQLAIAIQQSGISGRRRPPPNLDEIPGDPIPRQYITWEERNRLLADSRPNSAATSESDEANENNEQNCIVCSGGRQPKSRLPCGCWMCPPCLRACIRVGLRAGGWPPRCCEPLHQDQIESADRERPGLLSLYRQIREENETVGGERMYCSTPACAAFIPPRGAHVRDDEMECPACGEGTCRRCRQHTHPGRPCRQEDEDEMLMDTMDEQNLSPCPRCRRIIELAEGCYHITCPCGHQFCYQCGGDWRGRCARGCGLYPQEGDDRVPVRERGEIYRQGQDPDEFPAVARLEPLGQLIPRVQPVPMPIPLPQPQLQQQVELFHPQAADALWQPLPLGE, encoded by the exons ATGGAACACTTTCAACGGCTCGATGAGAACATCGCAAATCTTGTAATCGGCCATGGGTTCTTGAACCTAGATACCCTGCAGTTTGCCACCGATGAGGAAGTCGAGAACGCGGCAACATTGGCGCTACAGATGGCCGGCCCCGATGTGCAACTAGCCATCGCCATTCAACAGAGCGGCATTTCAGGCagacgccgcccgccccccaATCTCGACGAAATCCCCGGTGACCCAATCCCGAGACAGTACATCACCTGGGAGGAACGTAACCGCCTGCTGGCAGACAGCAGACCCAACAGCGCAGCGACCTCGGAGTCGGATGAAGCCAACGAGAACAACGAACAGAATTGCATCGTCTGCAGTGGAGGACGGCAGCCCAAGAGCCGGCTGCCGTGCGGCTGCTGGATGTGTCCACCCTGTCTACGGGCGTGTATTCGCGTGGGTTTGAGGGCCGGGggatggcctcctcggtgCTGCGAGCCGTTGCACCAAGACCAAATCGAAAGCGCGGATCGGGAACGGCCCGGCCTGCTAAGCCTATATCGGCAGATTAGGGAGGAGAACGAGACGgtggggggagagaggatgTACTGCTCCACACCGGCGTGTGCGGCGTTTATACCGCCTCGGGGGGCGCATGTCAGGGACGACGAAATGGAGTGCCCTGCATGTGGAGAGGGTACATGTCGACGGTGCAGGCAGCACACGCATCCTGGACGGCCGTGCCGgcaagaggacgaggatgagatgTTGATGGACACCATGGACGAGCAAAATCTGTCTCCTTGCCCACGGTGTCGGCGGATCATCGAACTTGCGGAGGGATGTTATCACATAAC GTGCCCGTGCGGGCATCAGTTCTGCTACCAATGCGGCGGCGACTGGCGTGGACGATGTGCTCGGGGGTGCGGACTCTATCCACAGGAAGGAGACGACCGCGTCCCGGTACGTGAACGAGGCGAGATATACCGTCAGGGGCAAGACCCGGACGAGTTTCCCGCGGTTGCCCGGTTGGAGCCTTTGGGACAGCTTATACCCCGGGTGCAGCCTGTGCCTATGCCTATACCTCTACCGCAACCGCAATTGCAGCAGCAGGTTGAGTTGTTCCACCCACAAGCAGCGGATGCTTTGTGGCAACCTTTACCTCTAGGTGAGTGA
- a CDS encoding Putative major facilitator, sugar transporter, major facilitator superfamily, with protein MAIAMGWQKPDNVAGSSAPAIMVGLFVASGGLLFGYDTGTINGILSMTAFRRDFTTGYTENGLPAISPAESSIIVAILSAGTILGALLAAPIGDSWGRRISLILSVGVFSFGGIFQVCAHDIPMLLVGRFFAGVGVGSISVLVPVYQSEMAPKWIRGTLVCAYQLSITIGLLSASFVNILTEKLQTAAAYRVPLGLQLVWAVVLAIGLLVLPETPRFLVKQGKPEAAGLSLSRLRRLDITHPALLEELQEIIANHEYELTLGPDSYKEIFYGSPHLGRRTLTGCCLQMLQQLTGINFIMYYSTSFFDGAKVENPYLKALIINIINVVSTIPGLLVIESWGRRKLLMVGAMGMAVCQLLIASFTTAAGENLQQAAQTILIVFCAVNIFFFAASWGPVCWVITSEIYPLKVRAKANSISTASNWLLNFGIAYGTPFMVGQGTGSADIGPKIFFLWGAFCILAVLFVWCMVFETSKISLEQIDEMYERVDYAWNSTRFEPSWSFQQILDEGWSPSAQPPLDHELQQTQTNSTTQTTQTSHTNSNSATSTNTGATGNSTSAEAKMLSQMGNVDFSY; from the exons ATGGCGATAGCCATGGGCTGGCAGAAGCCCGACAATGTCGCCGGCTCGTCGGCCCCGGCCATCATGGTCGGCCTGTTTGTCGCCTCGGGCGGATTGCTCTTTGGCTACGACACTGG AACCATCAACGGCATTCTCTCCATGACGGCATTCCGACGAGACTTCACGACCGGCTACACCGAAAACGGGTTGCCCGCCATTTCACCCGCCGAATCCTCCATCATTGTCGCGATCCTGAGTGCTGGCACtatcctcggcgccctcttGGCTGCACCTATCGGCGATAGCTGGGGTCGTCGTATCTCGCTCATCCTGtccgtcggcgtcttcagCTTTGGCGGCATTTTCCAAGTCTGTGCGCATGATATTCCAATGCTTCTGGTCGGAAG GTTTTTTGCTGGTGTCGGAGTCGGATCCATCTCGGTGCTCGTGCCCGTCTATCAGTCGGAAATGGCTCCGAAATGGATTCGAGGTACCCTCGTATGCGCCTACCAGCTTTCCATCACTATAGGCCTCTTGTCTGCGTCCTTTGTCAACATCTTGACCGAAAAGCTGCAAACGGCCGCTGCGTACCGGGTGCCTCTCGGCCTTCAACTAGTGTGGGCCGTTGTTCTCGCcatcggccttctcgtccttcccGAAACACCACGCTTTCTCGTCAAACAGGGCAAGCCAGAGGCGGCAGGTCTTTCGCTCAGTCGCCTCCGGCGTCTCGACATCACGCACCCCGCTCTGCTTGAGGAGCTTCAGGAAATCATCGCAAACCACGAGTATGAACTTACACTTGGCCCAGACTCGTACAAGGAAATCTTTTATGGGTCGCCTCACCTGGGCCGACGAACCCTCACCGGATGCTGCCTGCAGATGCTGCAGCAACTCACGGGTATCAACTTTATCATGTACTACAGCACGTCCTTCTTCGACGGGGCCAAGGTAGAGAACCCATACCTGAAGGCTCTtatcatcaacatcatcaatGTCGTGTCGACTATCCCGGGTCTCCTTGTCATCGAGTCTTGGGGTCGACGCAAACTTCTCATGGTCGGCGCCATGGGTATGGCGGTCTGTCAGCTGCTCATTGCCTCCTTTACCACGGCAGCCGGAGAAAACCTGCAACAGGCTGCCCAGACGATTCTTATCGTTTTCTGCGCCGTCAACATCTTTTTCTTCGCCGCATCATGGGGACCCGTTTGCTGGGTCATTACCTCCGAGATCTACCCCCTGAAAGTCCGTGCCAAGGCCAACTCCATATCAACCGCCTCAAACTGGCTGCTCAACTTCGGCATCGCATACGGCACGCCTTTCATGGTTGGACAGGGAACCGGTTCGGCCGATATTGGTCCCAAGATCTTCTTTCTTTGGGGCGCCTTCTGCATATTGGCTGTCCTATTTGTGTGGTGCATGGTCTTCGAGACCAGCAAGATTAGCTTGGAGCAGATTGATGAAATGTACGAGCGTGTCGACTATGCTTGGAACAGCACTAGATTCGAACCCAGTTGGAGCTTTCAACAAATTCTGGATGAAGGTTGGTCACCAAGCGCCCAGCCCCCTCTGGATCACGAACTGCAGCAGACGCAGACGAATTCGACCACCCAGACCACTCAAACATCACATACAAACTCGAATTCAGCAACTTCGACAAACACGGGCGCCACCGGAAACTCTACCTCGGCAGAGGCGAAGATGTTGTCCCAAATGGGCAACGTGGACTTCAGCTATTGA
- a CDS encoding Putative Actin family, ATPase, nucleotide binding domain-containing protein, which yields MSQQPLSSSVQPTDIYGGDEVSALVLDPGYCTTRAGFAGEDVPKSVFPSFYGRVGSSDTPTTVFGDECLIPRADLEVHNYMSRDSVVEDWDVANKLWEHMLITRLQPARPTPPSKNGLNDDPKEEVEGAANGDVDVAMEDVETQEKALQENPLLMTEAPWNNAKSREKAIEIIMENWGCPAFWLSRTPVLAAFAAGKASALVIDVGGSNTSVTAIHDGMVLKRSIQKSPVGGLWLSSQIRSLWETSEPKIEPIPTFMVENKTPVDAGAPPQFKQRQFGFSITDSFRTYEDERLITEFKESVVETWRGPGKYAVPQNEEFAKTQPGRVFEFPNGANQMWREQRYKVSEGMWDETAAFPTNNEEFRLNKSQTIPELIRAALNAVDVDLRPNLLGNIVVTGSTSLLNGFNDRLNNELTAMYPGLKIKIHAAGLSSERRFGAWIGGSILASLGTFHQMWISRKEYEENGVSIVEKRCK from the exons ATGTCGCAACAACCGCTGTCCTCGTCGGTCCAGCCGACCGACATTTATGGAGGAG ATGAGGTCTCCGCTCTGGTTCTCGATCCAGGCTACTGCACCACGCGTGCCGGCTTCGCGGGCGAAGATGTTCCCAAGTCCGTTTTCCCGTCCTTTTACGGCCGCGTCGGCTCCTCCGATACCCCGACCACTGTATTCGGCGACGAGTGCCTCATCCCccgcgccgacctcgaggttcACAACTATATGTCGCGTGACAGCGTCGTTGAGGACTGGGATGTCGCCAACAAGCTCTGGGAGCATATGCTCATCACGCGCCTCCAACCCGCACGCCCTACTCCCCCGTCCAAGAACGGCCTCAACGATGATCCCAaggaggaagtcgagggcgcggccaacggcgatgtcgacgtAGCTATGGAGGACGTCGAGACACAGGAGAAGGCCTTGCAAGAGAATCCCCTTCTTATGACAGAGGCTCCTTGGAACAACGCCAAGTCCAGAGAGAAGGCCATTGAAATCATTATGGAGAACTGGGGCTGCCCTGCCTTCTGGCTGAGTCGGACGCCTGTACTGGCTGCTTTtgccgccggcaaggccaGCGCCCTTgtcatcgacgtcggcggctcCAACACGTCCGTCACAGCGATTCACGACGGCATGGTTCTCAAGCGATCCATTCAGAAGTCCCCTGTTGGTGGCTTGTGGCTGTCTTCTCAGATCCGCAGCCTGTGGGAGACCTCGGAGCCCAAGATCGAACCTATCCCTACATTCATGGTCGAGAACAAGACCCCCGTTGATGCTGGCGCCCCTCCCCAGTTCAAGCAGCGCCAGTTTGGTTTCTCCATCACCGACTCGTTCCGTACCTATGAGGACGAGCGTCTCATCACGGAGTTCAAGGAGTCGGTGGTTGAGACCTGGCGCGGACCCGGCAAGTATGCCGTGCCTCAAAACGAGGAGTTTGCCAAGACACAGCCCGGCCGCGTCTTCGAGTTTCCCAACGGCGCCAACCAGATGTGGCGCGAGCAGCGATACAAGGTCTCGGAAGGCATGTGGGACGAGACAGCGGCGTTCCCCACCAACAACGAGGAGTTTCGTCTCAACAAGTCCCAGACGATCCCCGAGCTGATCCGCGCCGCCCTGAACGCTGTCGATGTCGACCTGCGGCCTAATCTTCTCGGCAACATCGTCGTCACCGGCAGCACCAGCTTGCTCAACGGCTTTAACGACCGCCTGAACAACGAACTCACTGCCATGTACCCCGGCCTCAAGATCAAGATCCACGCGGCCGGCCTCTCCAGCGAGCGTCGCTTCGGTGCCTGGATCGGTGGCAGTATTCTGGCCAGCTTGGGTACTTTCCACCAGATGTGGATCTCGCGCAAGGAGTACGAGGAGAACGGCGTTAGCATTGTCGAGAAGCGCTGCAAGTAA